CAAACCGTTTGCCGCAATTTTTACATTCATAACGTTGTCTGGCAGGTTCTTTTTCATCAAAACCCCTTTTGATTATTCGTTTGGAATCACAATACGGACATTGACGTCCTTCCGGCCAGCGCAACTCCCGAACAGTGTTGTAACATTGCGTATCATCAATCAGAGTCTTTATGTTTACTTGCATCCGTTGGGCCCCTATGGTGAATTGGGTCAAAAAGTTCACCATCTAACATTTCAAGCCCCTGATACGCAACATGAGCCTATCTTTTTTGGTATCCAGGAAATCATATCCAGCATATCCGTCCGTCTGGACGATGCCCTTATAACCGTTCAAAAATGTTGAAACCACATCCCCCGACCTTGTCGGATGATATTCGAACAAGATAATCGGCTTGCCTGGTGGCCCGCCCCTGAAAATCCACATATAAGATTTGGATTTGCGGGGTCCTTTTAAAACTTGAAGAGGCGTTTCATCAACACGGATTTTCATGTCATGCTAAAACCCTAAAATTTATGTCGTAATTTTCAACCACTTCTGTGTAAACCCAATAAAAACAGACGTATTGCTATAGATCTACGCTAAATTTGTTCAAAAATTAGGGCTATTTTATACTACTAGTATCTTGATATTGATTGGAAAAATGTTTATCGTGATGCACAAAATGACGGTTTTTAGGTGATATTGCAGTGTTTTTCTTGAATTTTTTCAAATTTTGTGATTTTAATCAATTTTAACAAATGCGTATCATGACATTAATTGACCCTAATTTTGGTGCCGTATGGAACCCGAACATTTTTTTTGTCGACCACAAAATACCGCTCAAAAAAAGTACGAAGCTCTTCGTGCTTTTTATGTCGAAAAACGTCAAGCCGAAGACGTTGCCAAACAATTTGGCTATAAGTTGAGTTCATTCTATTCTTTAACCCGTGATTTTAAGAAAAATCTGTCGCAGGAAAATCCTGATCAGCATTTTTTTATTTCCAAACCAGCTGGCCGTAGACCTAAAGACGATACCAGCGAAACCAATCAATACATTATTGATTCTCGGAAAAATTATCTTTCAGTGCCTGACATCAAGGCCGCTCTTGATGCTCAGGGAGAAACTGTTTCTGAAGGATACATTTACAATCTACTCAAAAAAGAAGGATTCGCCCGACTTCCCCGCCGAAAAAGCACTACTCGTGAAAAGACAAGCGCTTCATTGAAAATAGAAGCACCGAAAAGTTATATGTTGGATTTTGCGCCTGAGTCATTTACCGGGCAAAATAGTTTTGGTGTGTTGTGTCTACTGCCATACCTGCAACAATATAGCATTGACAGGCTTATCCAAAATTCAAATTATCCGGAAACAGGCACAATAAACAGACTATCATCAATCCTGTGTTTCGTTGCCCTTAAATTGTCTAATGTCCGCAGATACTCTGCTGATGATATTTGGTGTATGGATAGAGGATTGGGGTTATTTGCCGGTTTGAATGTTCTTCCAAAAACTAGTTGGTACACTTCTTACTCTCATCGAATCACCAGTGAAATGAATAAAGAATTTCTCAAAGGGCTGCATCAAATATTGCTTCACGAAGGATTGCTTTCAGATACGTCCAATATTGATTTTACAACAATTCCGTATTGGGGAGACGATTCCCACCTTGAAAATAATTGGTCAGGAACACGGAATAAAGCGTTGGCAAGCATAGCTGCTGTATTAGCACAAGATCCAGATTCCGGTATCATTACATATGGCGACACTAATGTCAGGCATCAGCAAAAAAATCAAGTCGCAATTGAGTTCCTTGATTTTTATAATGCTAACAGCGGCAACGATCTGAAATACTTGGTTTTCGATAGCAAATTCACCACTTATGAAAATCTTGCCAAGCTTGGCAAAGAAATAAAATTTCTTACCATCCGAAGAAGGGGAAAAAAGATAGTCGAAGAACTTAGCCAAAAGTTGCCTTCATCATGGAAAAAAGTTAGAGTCACAATGGCAAATGGCAAAGGCCGAAACTTAAGAGTTAATGATGAAAAGATATTTCTAAAAGATTATGGTGGTGAGGTGCGGCAAATAGCAATAACAGGGCATGGTAAGATTAAACCAGCTCTATTAATAACAAACGATTTCGATAAACCCTGCGACAAGTTGATTAGAAAATATACAAGAAGATGGTTGGTTGAAAAAGGCATTTCAGAACAAATTGAATTCTTTCATCTAAACAAAGTATCATCATCAATGGTTATTAAAGTAGATTTTGATCTTACAATGTCCATACTTACACACAATTTGCTACGACTCTTTGCTATGGATTTACCTGGTTATTCGCATATCAGTGATTATTCTCTCTATAAAAAATTTCTTGCAATGACTGGGAATGTACAAATTGAAGCTGATCAGGTAACAATCAAAATTAAGAAAAAAAGAAACCTACCCTTACTGCTCACAACAATGCAAAAATTTAAAAAAATGAGGCTCAGATTTTTTGAAAATAAAACGTTCTCTGTTATTGGGGACAGCACAACTTGAGTGTGGATTTTGGCAAAATTATTTTCTGAAAGTAGGGTTTCTTAGCGTACCATGAAAATCCGTGATCAATACCGATCATGGGGTTGGCCAAAACGTCATCCTTCATCATGCCGATGAGAATTTCACAGGCATCAGCCACCTTCATGCCCCAGTTACACATGGTTGACCTGGCAAGCTCAATGCCGATCCTGGCAAACTGCTTTTCTTGACGATAAAACGGCAAAGCATCTGCAAATTTGGCGGTCAGGATATGGGCAAGCAGTCCTGGAGTGGCAATACTTTTGGGAATAATCTGATCCGGCATCCTGGCAATGGATACCGTGGGGCCGTCATCTTCAACACCCTCGCAGTTTTTGCAAGCATATTTATATCGGATATTTCGAATCCCCCTGCCCTTGGCAGGGATGTACTCAAGTTGTTCAGAGACTTCTTCACCGATTTTATCTTTCAAACAGCCACAATTGCATTTTCTGTCATCCTCACTGAGTTTATGAACAGCATCTACACGGGGAAGATCTGCCGGCAGTGGTTTGCGGCCACGTTTTTTGCGGGCATGCTCAGTAATGGTGACGGTATCGTCCTCATTCAGGATCGGAAGCTCAGGCTCCGGCATATCAAAAAGAGACATTTGTTCGCCATCTTTGGGCGTTTTTTCTGATTTGCGACCAAAAAGCCTGTCCTGGAGGGATTTAATCTGCTCTTGAAGAATTATGTTCTCATCAAACAAATTCAAGGCGATGTCTTTGACTTCATCCAGGCTTTCAGCGTTTTTGAGAGTGTCTCTTGTCATACGCTGTATATACCATAACCACGGGGTTTTTCATAGTTTTCCGCCTAAAAAATCATAGAGTATTTTAGGGGCTTATGAGCCTGATTTATATTCAATCCCTCGACCAGCCAGGTCAGTTCCCGGCTGGTGATATTCATGACCTCTTTTGATGAATTCGGCCATTTGAACCGGTCTTTCTCAAGGCGCTTTTGCCACAGGCAAAAACCGTTTTTATCCCAGTATAAAATTTTTAAAATGGTTTGTGCCCGGTTGCAGAACACAAACAGGGATTCTGAAAATATATCCAACTGCATTTGCTCACTCACGATAACGGCAAGGCCGTTAATCGCTTTGCGCATGTCCGTCGTGCCCAGAGCCAGATAGACTTTTGTGTCCGGTGCAAAGTTCATCATGAGATGGATTTCAAGGTCGCAAGAACTCTTTC
The DNA window shown above is from uncultured Desulfobacter sp. and carries:
- a CDS encoding transposase; its protein translation is MTRDTLKNAESLDEVKDIALNLFDENIILQEQIKSLQDRLFGRKSEKTPKDGEQMSLFDMPEPELPILNEDDTVTITEHARKKRGRKPLPADLPRVDAVHKLSEDDRKCNCGCLKDKIGEEVSEQLEYIPAKGRGIRNIRYKYACKNCEGVEDDGPTVSIARMPDQIIPKSIATPGLLAHILTAKFADALPFYRQEKQFARIGIELARSTMCNWGMKVADACEILIGMMKDDVLANPMIGIDHGFSWYAKKPYFQKIILPKSTLKLCCPQ
- the tnpB gene encoding IS66 family insertion sequence element accessory protein TnpB (TnpB, as the term is used for proteins encoded by IS66 family insertion elements, is considered an accessory protein, since TnpC, encoded by a neighboring gene, is a DDE family transposase.), with translation MMNFAPDTKVYLALGTTDMRKAINGLAVIVSEQMQLDIFSESLFVFCNRAQTILKILYWDKNGFCLWQKRLEKDRFKWPNSSKEVMNITSRELTWLVEGLNINQAHKPLKYSMIF
- a CDS encoding transposase → MEPEHFFCRPQNTAQKKYEALRAFYVEKRQAEDVAKQFGYKLSSFYSLTRDFKKNLSQENPDQHFFISKPAGRRPKDDTSETNQYIIDSRKNYLSVPDIKAALDAQGETVSEGYIYNLLKKEGFARLPRRKSTTREKTSASLKIEAPKSYMLDFAPESFTGQNSFGVLCLLPYLQQYSIDRLIQNSNYPETGTINRLSSILCFVALKLSNVRRYSADDIWCMDRGLGLFAGLNVLPKTSWYTSYSHRITSEMNKEFLKGLHQILLHEGLLSDTSNIDFTTIPYWGDDSHLENNWSGTRNKALASIAAVLAQDPDSGIITYGDTNVRHQQKNQVAIEFLDFYNANSGNDLKYLVFDSKFTTYENLAKLGKEIKFLTIRRRGKKIVEELSQKLPSSWKKVRVTMANGKGRNLRVNDEKIFLKDYGGEVRQIAITGHGKIKPALLITNDFDKPCDKLIRKYTRRWLVEKGISEQIEFFHLNKVSSSMVIKVDFDLTMSILTHNLLRLFAMDLPGYSHISDYSLYKKFLAMTGNVQIEADQVTIKIKKKRNLPLLLTTMQKFKKMRLRFFENKTFSVIGDSTT